A genomic stretch from Armatimonadota bacterium includes:
- the tsaE gene encoding tRNA (adenosine(37)-N6)-threonylcarbamoyltransferase complex ATPase subunit type 1 TsaE, which yields MVWRRWVTDGPEQTRALGRALGRAVRAADVVALTGDLGAGKTTLVQGMAAGMGVRGYVASPTFTLIREYHGSLRLYHVDLYRLDPADLLSIGLDELFDEGGVVVIEWAERARDVLPVDSLWVEMQILEGDRRALNLRPVGVRSTELAQRWAADAHVHEPGRAASSEPFARRLAPGSG from the coding sequence ATGGTCTGGCGCCGGTGGGTGACGGACGGCCCCGAACAGACTCGCGCGCTGGGCAGGGCTCTGGGCCGGGCGGTGCGGGCGGCCGATGTCGTCGCGCTGACCGGAGACTTGGGGGCGGGCAAGACGACCCTGGTGCAGGGCATGGCCGCGGGCATGGGGGTGCGTGGCTACGTCGCCAGTCCGACGTTCACCCTGATCCGGGAGTATCACGGTTCGCTGCGCCTGTACCACGTCGACCTGTACCGGCTCGACCCGGCGGACCTCCTCAGCATCGGTCTGGATGAGCTCTTCGACGAGGGCGGGGTCGTCGTGATCGAGTGGGCCGAGCGCGCGAGGGATGTCTTGCCGGTCGACAGCCTGTGGGTGGAGATGCAAATCCTGGAGGGGGATCGACGGGCGCTGAACCTGCGTCCCGTGGGCGTCCGCAGCACGGAGCTGGCCCAACGCTGGGCGGCTGACGCCCACGTGCACGAGCCCGGCCGCGCGGCGTCGAGCGAGCCGTTCGCCCGTCGTCTGGCGCCGGGCTCGGGGTAG
- a CDS encoding DUF5009 domain-containing protein, whose product MQVVTVGRSLASSASAAADASPADAAAARVASLDAFRGFLIFWMLLANHIVWSPSIPVQLRHAPWGAGVTLTDVVFPWFLFVMGVAIPLSAARSRQAAGGLPPVLRILRRSFLLVVLGLVVYTSVYGRLYLGLGILQVLGLTYLVAATTARLPVGGRAALCAALVLGHWALLKFAPVPGVGSGVLEPGRNILHYLNTTYFQRYHLAGLASLVPTSAIVIAGTLAGEVFARATLPAVRRIGWLVGGGAALTLAGWLWQLEMPFNRALWTPSLVLWVIGTGALAVGGLYGLLDVRGWRAVALPLVVLGSNAILVYMGAILFRVYVVQRLRLPVGSEGPTLHEAVLGWLVKEMGALHGAWAYASAVVAFWWLVLFVLYRRRIFLRL is encoded by the coding sequence GTGCAGGTCGTGACGGTCGGACGCAGCTTGGCATCCTCCGCATCGGCTGCGGCGGACGCGTCGCCAGCGGACGCAGCGGCGGCGCGCGTCGCCTCACTGGACGCCTTCCGCGGGTTCCTGATCTTCTGGATGTTGCTGGCCAACCACATCGTCTGGAGCCCCTCTATACCGGTGCAGCTGCGGCACGCCCCGTGGGGTGCCGGCGTGACGCTGACGGACGTGGTCTTCCCGTGGTTTCTGTTCGTGATGGGTGTGGCGATTCCCCTGAGCGCCGCCCGGTCGCGCCAGGCCGCCGGAGGTCTCCCGCCGGTGCTGCGGATCCTCCGACGTTCGTTCTTGCTGGTCGTGTTGGGGTTGGTGGTGTACACGAGCGTGTACGGGCGCCTGTACCTCGGTCTGGGCATCCTGCAGGTGCTGGGTCTGACCTATCTCGTGGCCGCGACGACGGCGCGGTTGCCGGTCGGCGGGAGGGCGGCGTTGTGCGCTGCGCTGGTGTTGGGCCACTGGGCGCTGTTGAAGTTTGCGCCGGTGCCCGGTGTCGGCAGCGGCGTGCTGGAGCCGGGACGGAACATCCTGCACTACCTCAACACCACCTACTTCCAGAGATACCATCTGGCCGGGCTCGCCTCCCTCGTGCCGACATCCGCGATCGTCATCGCCGGGACCCTCGCCGGAGAGGTCTTCGCACGCGCCACCCTACCGGCGGTGCGGCGCATCGGCTGGCTGGTCGGCGGCGGAGCGGCCCTGACGCTGGCCGGTTGGTTGTGGCAGCTCGAGATGCCGTTCAACCGGGCGCTGTGGACGCCCTCGCTGGTCCTGTGGGTGATCGGAACCGGCGCTCTCGCGGTCGGTGGCCTGTATGGGCTGCTCGACGTGCGGGGCTGGCGGGCGGTCGCGTTGCCTCTGGTCGTGCTGGGTTCCAACGCGATCCTGGTATACATGGGCGCCATCCTGTTCCGCGTGTACGTCGTCCAACGCCTGCGCCTGCCCGTCGGCTCGGAAGGACCGACCCTGCACGAGGCCGTACTGGGATGGTTGGTCAAGGAGATGGGCGCCCTCCATGGCGCCTGGGCGTACGCATCCGCTGTGGTCGCCTTCTGGTGGCTCGTCCTCTTCGTCTTGTACCGTCGGCGGATCTTCCTCCGCCTGTAG
- a CDS encoding thiolase family protein, with amino-acid sequence MREALIVEAIRTPIAKRDRGLREVHPVDLLADLLTALVERTGIDPARIDDVIVGCVDQVGEQAANVARNAWLAAGLPESVPAVTIDRQCGSSLQAVHFAAQGVIAGAYEAVIAGGVESMTRVPLFANAARGPGTPLVARMRDRYRLEREWFDQAEGAERIARRWGFGREDLDRFGLESHRRASAAQRAGRFEAEIVPVGGLAADEGIRHDTSLEKMLSLPPAFPHLELITAGNSSQISDGASAALIVSPRAAEALGLRVRARFVSFAVVGVDPVTMLTGPIPATWKALERAGLRVEDVDLFEVNEAFASVVLAWQREFRAPWDRVNVNGGAIALGHPLGATGTRILATLLHEMERRRARHGLIAICEGGGMANATVIERLP; translated from the coding sequence ATGCGCGAAGCGCTGATCGTCGAGGCGATTCGGACGCCGATCGCCAAGCGCGACCGGGGTCTGCGGGAGGTCCATCCGGTCGATCTGCTGGCGGATCTGCTGACCGCGCTTGTGGAGCGGACCGGGATCGATCCGGCCCGCATCGACGATGTCATCGTCGGCTGCGTCGACCAGGTGGGCGAACAGGCCGCCAACGTGGCGCGCAACGCATGGCTGGCGGCGGGGCTGCCGGAGTCCGTCCCCGCGGTGACGATCGACCGCCAGTGCGGATCGAGTCTGCAGGCGGTCCACTTCGCTGCCCAAGGGGTGATCGCCGGAGCCTACGAGGCGGTGATCGCCGGCGGCGTGGAGTCGATGACGCGCGTCCCATTGTTCGCGAACGCGGCGCGCGGACCGGGCACCCCCCTGGTCGCCAGGATGCGCGACCGCTACCGGTTGGAGAGGGAGTGGTTCGACCAGGCCGAGGGTGCTGAGCGGATCGCGCGGCGGTGGGGGTTCGGGCGGGAAGACCTCGACCGGTTCGGCCTGGAAAGCCACCGCAGGGCCTCGGCGGCGCAGCGCGCCGGCCGGTTCGAGGCAGAGATCGTGCCCGTGGGCGGTTTGGCCGCAGACGAAGGCATTCGGCACGACACCTCGCTGGAGAAGATGCTGTCGCTGCCGCCGGCCTTCCCGCACCTGGAACTCATCACCGCCGGCAACTCCAGCCAGATCTCCGACGGCGCCAGTGCGGCGCTCATCGTCTCGCCTCGGGCCGCCGAAGCGCTCGGGCTGCGGGTGCGCGCCAGGTTCGTCTCGTTCGCCGTGGTGGGCGTCGACCCCGTGACGATGCTGACAGGGCCCATACCCGCCACGTGGAAGGCGCTCGAGAGGGCGGGCCTGCGGGTGGAGGACGTCGACCTGTTCGAGGTCAACGAGGCATTCGCGTCGGTGGTCCTCGCCTGGCAACGCGAATTTCGGGCCCCGTGGGACCGGGTGAACGTAAACGGCGGCGCAATTGCCCTGGGGCACCCCCTGGGGGCCACCGGTACGCGGATCCTCGCCACCCTGCTGCACGAGATGGAGCGTCGCCGGGCCCGACACGGCCTGATCGCGATCTGTGAAGGCGGCGGCATGGCCAACGCGACGGTCATCGAGCGGCTGCCGTAG
- the rimI gene encoding ribosomal protein S18-alanine N-acetyltransferase: MKLLSAVRIDAMRAEDIPRVMEIERQSFATPWPADAYRREIRENRVACYVVARKGEDVVGYAGMWVILEEAHITTIAVDPRFRGQGIGERLLAALIEQARSRGARWVTLEVRKSNRIAQSLYRKYGFREVHVRRRYYSDNGEDAIIMWTGNIWEEPFRQRFDALRAALETSSD, encoded by the coding sequence ATGAAGCTTCTGTCGGCGGTGAGAATCGACGCGATGCGCGCGGAGGACATCCCGCGCGTGATGGAGATCGAGCGTCAGTCGTTTGCAACCCCTTGGCCCGCGGATGCCTACCGGCGCGAGATCCGTGAGAACCGGGTCGCCTGCTACGTGGTTGCGCGAAAGGGCGAAGACGTGGTGGGCTACGCCGGCATGTGGGTGATCCTCGAGGAGGCGCACATCACCACGATCGCTGTGGACCCCCGGTTTCGTGGGCAGGGAATCGGCGAGCGGCTGCTGGCGGCGCTGATCGAGCAGGCGCGTTCCCGCGGCGCGCGCTGGGTCACACTGGAGGTGCGCAAGTCCAACCGCATCGCGCAGTCCCTGTACCGGAAATACGGATTCCGCGAGGTCCACGTGCGCCGTCGCTACTACAGCGACAACGGCGAAGACGCCATCATCATGTGGACCGGCAACATCTGGGAGGAGCCGTTCCGGCAGCGGTTCGACGCGCTGCGCGCCGCCCTCGAGACTTCCAGCGACTAA
- a CDS encoding polysaccharide deacetylase family protein, with the protein MATVTCALALSAAVPVWPSQAAPQPATPAERLRQALLRVEPSERVVRVVVDTNGRIRVAGVVLTYDPRQRDPVPALQTRTWRLAAVAFATLADLTEFHVTAFHHAGGWFDGNRWDVTFTAAVSARELRAAADGSADRVLRSWAHPALRVWPAAQRMAALDVYARSLAPITYESQPTFVGRAVERIVELRDRLISMFRGGPSDGKIFRGAPNRTAIALTFDDGPVPVYTTLLLDTLRSLNVRSTFFLIGTRVLQYPYLARAIADDGHEVANHTHTHPTLTQLPPAVLRTEIAQAQRAITAATGRTPRYFRPPGGQYNTAVVREASRQGLATVLWSDAPGDHTAPAPAELADRITRSARNGGIVLLHQGIPQTIQALPAVASELRRRGFSLLTVTDVVSEEEAS; encoded by the coding sequence ATGGCCACAGTCACCTGTGCGCTCGCGTTGTCCGCGGCCGTCCCTGTCTGGCCGTCACAAGCGGCCCCCCAGCCAGCCACACCGGCCGAACGCCTCCGGCAGGCGTTGCTGCGGGTCGAGCCCTCCGAGCGCGTGGTGCGGGTCGTCGTCGACACGAACGGCCGGATCCGGGTCGCCGGCGTGGTGCTAACGTACGACCCCCGACAACGTGATCCGGTGCCCGCGCTGCAAACCCGCACGTGGCGGTTGGCTGCGGTGGCGTTCGCCACCTTGGCGGATCTGACCGAGTTCCACGTGACCGCGTTCCACCACGCCGGAGGGTGGTTCGACGGAAACCGCTGGGACGTGACGTTCACGGCGGCGGTCTCTGCCCGCGAACTCCGAGCGGCCGCCGACGGTTCCGCCGACCGCGTGCTGCGCAGCTGGGCCCATCCGGCGCTCCGGGTCTGGCCCGCTGCCCAGCGTATGGCAGCGCTCGACGTGTACGCGCGCTCCCTGGCCCCGATAACCTACGAATCGCAACCGACCTTCGTGGGCCGGGCGGTGGAACGGATCGTGGAACTGCGGGACCGTCTGATCAGCATGTTCCGGGGCGGTCCGTCGGACGGCAAGATCTTCCGCGGTGCGCCGAACCGCACAGCGATCGCGCTGACGTTCGACGACGGTCCGGTCCCCGTGTACACGACCCTGCTGCTCGACACGCTCCGGTCGCTGAACGTGCGATCCACGTTCTTCCTGATCGGGACGCGGGTGCTGCAGTACCCGTACCTCGCCCGCGCGATCGCCGACGACGGGCACGAGGTCGCCAACCACACGCACACCCACCCGACCCTCACGCAGCTTCCTCCGGCGGTGCTCCGTACCGAGATCGCCCAGGCCCAGCGTGCCATCACGGCGGCGACCGGCCGGACGCCGCGCTACTTCCGACCGCCCGGGGGGCAGTACAACACCGCCGTCGTACGCGAGGCTTCGCGCCAGGGTCTGGCGACGGTGCTGTGGAGCGACGCGCCGGGCGACCACACTGCCCCTGCCCCCGCAGAACTCGCCGACCGCATCACGCGGTCCGCCCGCAACGGTGGGATCGTGCTGCTGCACCAGGGCATCCCCCAGACCATCCAGGCCCTGCCGGCGGTAGCCTCCGAGTTGCGGCGGCGCGGGTTCTCCCTGCTCACCGTCACCGACGTGGTCTCCGAAGAGGAGGCGTCGTGA
- a CDS encoding MFS transporter, which yields MRSGCMRSGFPLGRLADWLGHRAMMAAGTVACAVGAAGAMAVTDYWAATACLFVVGVGWSAGLVAATALLANATSARLRGRTFGMTEFAARLANLLFPVAGAGAASLWGFAGTAGIAATVTLLPMLLIWRMPSPSASG from the coding sequence ATGCGATCGGGATGTATGCGTTCGGGCTTCCCCCTCGGCCGGCTCGCCGACTGGCTGGGCCATCGCGCGATGATGGCCGCAGGGACGGTGGCCTGCGCGGTCGGCGCTGCCGGGGCCATGGCCGTGACCGACTACTGGGCCGCGACAGCCTGCCTCTTCGTCGTGGGGGTGGGGTGGTCCGCAGGTCTGGTCGCGGCCACCGCGCTGCTCGCCAACGCCACCTCGGCCCGGCTGCGGGGTCGCACCTTCGGCATGACTGAGTTCGCCGCACGTTTGGCCAACCTGCTGTTTCCCGTTGCCGGAGCCGGTGCGGCCAGCCTATGGGGATTCGCCGGAACCGCCGGGATCGCGGCGACCGTAACGCTGCTGCCGATGCTCCTGATCTGGCGGATGCCTTCCCCTAGCGCATCCGGCTGA
- the groES gene encoding co-chaperone GroES — MRLKPLGDRVVVKPLEEEERTKGGIVLPDTAKEKPQHGEVLAVGPGALDEDGKRLPMDVKVGDRVLFAKYAGTEVKIDDEDLLILRQSDILAIVEREPVAAKA, encoded by the coding sequence ATGAGGCTCAAGCCGCTCGGTGATCGTGTCGTCGTGAAGCCGCTGGAAGAGGAGGAGCGGACCAAGGGCGGGATCGTGCTGCCCGATACCGCCAAAGAAAAGCCGCAGCACGGTGAAGTCCTGGCGGTCGGTCCCGGCGCGCTGGACGAGGACGGCAAGCGGCTGCCGATGGACGTGAAGGTCGGCGACCGCGTGCTGTTCGCCAAGTACGCCGGCACCGAAGTCAAGATCGACGACGAGGATCTGCTGATCCTGCGCCAGAGCGACATCCTGGCGATCGTGGAGCGTGAGCCCGTCGCCGCAAAGGCATAG
- the tsaD gene encoding tRNA (adenosine(37)-N6)-threonylcarbamoyltransferase complex transferase subunit TsaD, giving the protein MTGEVVLGIETSCDETAAAVVRGREILSNVVASQVDLHARYGGVVPELASRRHIERLLPVVDEALERGGVRLPVRADGSDRPAIEGIAVTYGPGLVGALAVGVAFAKALAASTRLPLVGVNHLEGHIYANVLAHGPFPLPALALVVSGAHTDLLWIPAYGAYEVLGRTRDDAAGEAFDKAARAMGLGYPGGPEIDRLSRDGDPGRVSLPEPLAGEGGYDFSFSGLKTAVVRALRSDPAPDPADLAASFQAAVVNHLVSRTGQALQDRRPASVLLGGGVAANRLLRQRLSNAAERAGVPLFVPPPDLCTDNAAMIACAGAYRLAAGERAAWNLTAIADLPLATSA; this is encoded by the coding sequence ATGACCGGTGAGGTGGTTTTGGGCATCGAGACGTCGTGCGACGAGACCGCGGCCGCGGTGGTCCGCGGACGGGAGATCCTGTCGAACGTGGTCGCGTCGCAAGTGGACCTGCATGCCCGCTACGGCGGCGTGGTGCCCGAACTGGCGTCGCGGAGGCACATCGAACGCCTGCTGCCGGTCGTCGACGAAGCCCTCGAACGCGGGGGGGTGCGTTTGCCTGTGCGAGCGGACGGCTCCGATCGGCCCGCAATCGAGGGCATCGCCGTCACCTACGGACCCGGGTTGGTGGGCGCCCTGGCGGTCGGGGTCGCATTCGCGAAGGCCTTGGCGGCGAGCACGCGGCTGCCCCTGGTGGGTGTCAACCACCTGGAGGGGCACATCTACGCCAACGTGCTCGCGCACGGCCCGTTTCCGCTGCCCGCTCTGGCGCTCGTCGTATCCGGCGCGCATACCGACCTGCTGTGGATCCCCGCGTACGGAGCGTACGAAGTCCTGGGACGTACGCGCGACGACGCCGCCGGCGAAGCATTCGACAAGGCCGCGCGGGCGATGGGTCTGGGATACCCCGGTGGACCGGAGATCGACCGCCTCAGTCGCGACGGCGACCCCGGCCGCGTATCGCTCCCCGAGCCGCTGGCGGGCGAGGGCGGCTACGACTTCAGCTTCAGCGGCCTCAAGACCGCCGTGGTCCGGGCCTTGCGGTCCGACCCCGCGCCGGACCCGGCCGACCTGGCGGCCTCCTTCCAGGCCGCAGTCGTCAACCACCTGGTCAGCCGGACGGGCCAGGCGCTGCAGGACCGCCGCCCCGCATCGGTGCTGCTGGGGGGCGGGGTCGCCGCGAACCGACTCCTCCGGCAGAGGTTGAGCAACGCCGCCGAGCGTGCCGGGGTCCCGCTGTTCGTGCCACCGCCGGATCTGTGCACCGACAACGCCGCGATGATCGCCTGCGCGGGCGCCTACCGTCTGGCCGCGGGTGAGCGTGCGGCGTGGAACCTCACCGCGATCGCCGATCTGCCGCTGGCGACCTCCGCGTAG
- a CDS encoding slipin family protein produces the protein MIRIVREYERGVIFRLGRLVGAKGPGLFILWPVIDRMIKVDLRIVTLDVPRQEMMTRDNVPVTVDAVVYFRVVNPEDAIVRVEDFVRATSLYAQTTLRSVIGQHELDDLLARREKVNQQLQQTIDEATDPWGIKVTAVEVKDVALPEGMKRAMARQAETERERRAKIINAEGEFQAAEKLVEAARRIAEQPIALQLRYLQTLSEIASEQNSTTIFPIPIDLLRPFLARDARD, from the coding sequence ATGATCCGGATCGTCCGCGAGTACGAACGCGGCGTGATCTTCCGGCTCGGGCGACTCGTGGGCGCCAAGGGGCCGGGGTTGTTCATCCTGTGGCCCGTCATCGACCGCATGATCAAGGTCGACCTACGGATCGTCACCCTCGACGTCCCCCGGCAGGAGATGATGACGCGCGACAACGTACCGGTGACCGTGGATGCGGTCGTCTACTTCCGCGTCGTCAACCCGGAGGATGCGATCGTGAGGGTCGAGGACTTCGTGCGCGCCACATCGCTGTACGCGCAGACCACCCTGCGCAGCGTCATCGGGCAGCACGAACTGGACGACCTGCTGGCGCGGCGCGAGAAAGTGAACCAGCAGCTCCAGCAGACGATCGATGAGGCCACGGATCCCTGGGGGATCAAGGTGACCGCGGTGGAAGTGAAGGATGTCGCGCTCCCGGAGGGGATGAAGCGGGCGATGGCGCGTCAGGCCGAGACCGAGCGCGAACGGCGGGCAAAGATCATCAACGCCGAAGGCGAGTTCCAGGCGGCGGAGAAGCTGGTCGAGGCGGCGCGCCGGATCGCCGAGCAGCCGATCGCGTTGCAGCTGCGCTACCTGCAGACCCTGTCGGAGATTGCGAGCGAGCAGAACAGCACGACGATCTTCCCGATTCCGATCGATCTCCTGCGGCCGTTCCTCGCGCGCGATGCCCGGGACTGA
- the tsaB gene encoding tRNA (adenosine(37)-N6)-threonylcarbamoyltransferase complex dimerization subunit type 1 TsaB, translated as MLVLGIESATRACSVALVDDGGLRAERTLVGRARALEWLAPAIEDMLGESDLGPEAVEGVAVSVGPGSFTGLRIGIATAQAWARGRDLPACGVPTLEAMAAAMEGADAVVPVLDARRGEVAAALFARRDHGWVRAVEEVTAPPEQILVRFSACGIDLRGLVLTGDGLLAYGDLFTAALPGARIAERVLWAPRAATVAAVGRSRILQGGESLYSIQPRYGRSPALRAAGVG; from the coding sequence ATGCTGGTCCTGGGGATCGAGTCGGCGACGCGGGCCTGCAGCGTCGCACTGGTGGACGACGGAGGACTGCGCGCGGAGCGGACGCTGGTGGGCCGTGCCCGTGCGCTTGAGTGGCTCGCGCCGGCGATCGAGGACATGCTGGGCGAAAGTGACCTCGGACCGGAGGCGGTGGAAGGGGTGGCCGTCTCCGTCGGTCCGGGGTCGTTCACGGGGTTGCGGATCGGCATCGCCACCGCCCAGGCCTGGGCGCGGGGACGCGACCTGCCGGCGTGCGGGGTCCCGACGCTGGAGGCGATGGCGGCGGCCATGGAGGGCGCCGACGCCGTGGTACCGGTCCTCGACGCCCGACGCGGCGAGGTCGCCGCCGCGTTGTTCGCGCGTCGGGACCACGGATGGGTTCGTGCGGTCGAGGAGGTGACCGCCCCACCGGAGCAGATCCTGGTGCGCTTTTCTGCCTGCGGGATCGACCTGCGCGGACTGGTTCTGACGGGCGACGGTCTGCTGGCCTACGGGGACCTGTTCACGGCGGCGCTGCCCGGTGCCCGGATCGCCGAACGCGTCCTGTGGGCGCCGCGCGCGGCCACGGTGGCCGCGGTGGGCCGCAGCCGCATCCTGCAGGGCGGGGAGAGTCTGTACTCGATCCAGCCGCGGTACGGGCGGAGCCCGGCGCTGCGCGCTGCCGGTGTGGGATGA
- a CDS encoding DUF3185 domain-containing protein, with the protein MRTVVILLGVVLIVVGTMALFFEGIPYGTERTEVQLGPVEIQAERRRVIPLSPAAGGVVLAGGVVLVALGLSRMR; encoded by the coding sequence ATGAGGACAGTTGTGATCTTGCTGGGCGTCGTGCTGATCGTCGTCGGTACGATGGCGCTGTTCTTCGAAGGCATTCCCTACGGGACGGAGCGCACCGAGGTGCAGTTGGGGCCAGTGGAGATCCAGGCGGAACGGCGCAGGGTGATCCCGTTGTCGCCGGCCGCCGGCGGCGTCGTCTTGGCCGGTGGGGTCGTGCTCGTCGCGCTCGGGCTCAGCCGGATGCGCTAG
- the groL gene encoding chaperonin GroEL (60 kDa chaperone family; promotes refolding of misfolded polypeptides especially under stressful conditions; forms two stacked rings of heptamers to form a barrel-shaped 14mer; ends can be capped by GroES; misfolded proteins enter the barrel where they are refolded when GroES binds) yields MAKELRFDEDARRALERGVNKLADAVRVTLGPKGRNVVLEKKFGSPTITHDGVTVAKEVELEDPFENAGAQLVREVATKTSDVAGDGTTTATILAQAIIREGLRNVAAGSNPMALKRGIDKATEAVVEHIRKIAKPVETKEAIEQVATISANDAEIGKIIADAMDKVGKDGVITVEESKGIETTVEIVEGMQFDKGYISPYFVTDPEKMEAVLEEPFLLITDRKVSAVKDLLPVLERTVQTGRPLLLIAEDVEGEALATLVVNKLRGTLNVCAVKAPAFGERRKAILQDIAILTGGTVISEELGLKLENTDVSQLGRAKQVRVRKEETIVVGGAGDSKEIEKRIQQIRKQIEETDSDYDREKLQERLGKLTGGVAVLRIGAASETEMKYKKTRVEDALSATRSAVEEGIVPGGGVALVRAIGAVEALKLEGDEAVGAAIVRRALEEPLKQLAVNAGQEGSIVVEKVKQLSDPNVGYNVLTGGFEDMMNAGIVDPAKVVRSALQNAASVAGLLLTTEAIVVEKKEEEESTAPTPPMV; encoded by the coding sequence ATGGCCAAGGAACTGCGGTTCGACGAGGACGCGCGGCGTGCACTCGAGCGCGGGGTCAACAAGCTGGCCGACGCGGTGAGGGTGACGCTGGGTCCCAAGGGCCGCAACGTCGTGCTCGAAAAGAAGTTCGGGTCGCCCACGATCACCCACGACGGCGTGACGGTCGCCAAGGAAGTGGAACTCGAAGACCCGTTCGAGAACGCCGGCGCGCAGCTCGTCCGCGAGGTCGCGACGAAGACGAGCGATGTCGCCGGTGACGGCACGACCACGGCGACGATCCTCGCCCAGGCGATCATCCGGGAGGGGCTGCGCAACGTCGCCGCCGGAAGCAACCCGATGGCACTGAAGCGCGGCATCGACAAGGCGACAGAGGCGGTCGTCGAACACATCCGGAAGATCGCCAAGCCCGTCGAGACCAAGGAGGCGATCGAGCAGGTCGCGACGATCTCGGCCAACGACGCGGAGATCGGAAAGATCATCGCCGATGCGATGGATAAGGTCGGCAAGGATGGCGTGATCACCGTCGAGGAGAGCAAGGGCATCGAGACGACGGTGGAGATTGTCGAGGGGATGCAGTTCGACAAGGGCTACATCTCCCCGTACTTCGTGACCGACCCGGAGAAGATGGAGGCGGTCCTGGAGGAGCCGTTCCTGCTGATCACCGACCGTAAGGTGTCGGCGGTGAAGGACCTGCTGCCGGTGCTGGAGCGCACGGTCCAGACCGGCCGCCCGCTGCTGCTGATCGCCGAGGATGTGGAGGGCGAGGCCCTGGCGACGTTGGTCGTGAACAAGCTGCGCGGCACCCTAAACGTCTGCGCGGTGAAGGCGCCCGCGTTCGGAGAACGCCGGAAGGCGATCCTGCAGGACATCGCGATCCTGACCGGAGGCACGGTGATCAGCGAGGAACTGGGACTGAAGCTCGAGAACACCGACGTCTCCCAGCTCGGCCGCGCCAAGCAGGTCCGTGTCCGCAAGGAGGAGACGATCGTCGTCGGTGGAGCGGGTGACAGCAAGGAGATCGAGAAGCGGATCCAACAGATACGCAAGCAGATCGAGGAGACCGATTCCGACTACGATCGTGAGAAGCTTCAGGAGAGACTGGGCAAACTCACCGGCGGTGTTGCAGTACTGCGGATCGGCGCCGCCAGCGAAACCGAGATGAAGTACAAGAAGACGCGGGTCGAAGACGCGCTGTCGGCGACGCGGTCGGCCGTCGAGGAGGGGATCGTGCCCGGCGGCGGCGTCGCACTGGTCCGCGCGATCGGCGCGGTCGAGGCGCTGAAGCTGGAGGGCGACGAAGCCGTGGGCGCCGCGATCGTCCGCAGGGCGCTGGAGGAGCCGCTCAAGCAACTGGCGGTCAACGCCGGTCAGGAAGGCTCGATCGTCGTCGAGAAGGTCAAGCAGCTCAGCGACCCCAACGTGGGGTACAACGTGCTCACCGGTGGGTTCGAGGACATGATGAATGCGGGGATCGTTGACCCTGCGAAGGTCGTCCGGTCCGCGCTGCAGAATGCGGCGTCGGTGGCGGGGCTGCTGCTGACGACCGAGGCGATCGTCGTCGAGAAGAAGGAGGAGGAGGAATCCACCGCACCGACGCCACCGATGGTGTGA